From a region of the Neisseria subflava genome:
- the lpxD gene encoding UDP-3-O-(3-hydroxymyristoyl)glucosamine N-acyltransferase has product MTSQAYTLSQIVSQLGGEWKGEDIAITAVRPLDQAQAKHISFLANPKYKAEVHDSRAGAVIVSPKAADEFAGRNLIVAADPYLYFAKVARLFSPIVKAQGGVHPTAVVEASAKVPASCEIGANAYIGANAVLGEGCRILANAVVQHDCTLGDEVVLHPNAVIYYGCTLGNRVEIHSGAVIGADGFGLAFAGDSWFKIPQTGAVTLGDDVEIGSNTNIDRGAMSDTTVGNGTKIDNQVQIGHNCKIGSHTVIAAKTGISGSVTIGNYCIIGGGVGTVGHIEIADKTTIGGGTSVTHSITESGQHLAGIFPMSGYKDWARNAVYIHRLSEMNKRLKTLEKQLADSDEA; this is encoded by the coding sequence CACAAGCATACACCCTGTCCCAAATCGTTTCCCAACTCGGCGGCGAATGGAAAGGCGAAGACATCGCCATTACCGCTGTCCGTCCGTTGGATCAGGCGCAGGCGAAACACATCAGCTTTTTGGCCAATCCGAAATACAAAGCCGAAGTACACGACAGCCGGGCAGGCGCAGTGATTGTGTCGCCGAAAGCCGCAGACGAATTTGCAGGCCGCAACCTGATTGTGGCTGCCGACCCTTATCTTTATTTTGCCAAAGTAGCACGATTGTTCTCGCCGATTGTCAAAGCACAGGGCGGCGTACATCCGACCGCCGTTGTCGAGGCAAGCGCCAAAGTGCCGGCGAGCTGCGAAATCGGCGCGAATGCCTATATCGGCGCGAATGCCGTATTGGGCGAAGGCTGCCGTATTTTGGCCAATGCCGTTGTCCAACATGATTGCACGTTGGGCGATGAAGTCGTGCTGCATCCCAACGCCGTCATCTATTACGGCTGCACTTTGGGCAACCGTGTTGAAATCCACAGCGGCGCAGTCATCGGCGCAGACGGTTTCGGCTTGGCCTTTGCCGGCGATTCATGGTTTAAAATTCCGCAAACCGGCGCAGTCACGCTGGGCGATGATGTGGAAATCGGTTCGAACACCAATATCGACCGCGGCGCAATGAGCGACACGACCGTCGGCAACGGCACCAAAATCGACAACCAAGTCCAAATCGGCCACAACTGCAAAATCGGTTCGCACACCGTTATCGCCGCCAAAACCGGCATTTCCGGCAGCGTCACCATCGGCAATTATTGTATTATCGGCGGCGGTGTCGGCACGGTCGGACACATTGAAATCGCCGATAAAACCACCATCGGCGGCGGTACATCCGTTACCCACAGCATTACCGAAAGCGGCCAGCATTTGGCCGGTATTTTCCCGATGTCGGGCTACAAAGACTGGGCGCGCAATGCCGTTTATATCCACCGTTTGAGCGAAATGAACAAACGCCTCAAAACGCTGGAAAAACAGCTTGCCGACAGCGACGAAGCCTAA